In Dyadobacter sp. NIV53, a single window of DNA contains:
- a CDS encoding serine hydrolase, translated as MPNYDIIKDFFLRFSRQSFTREDYVKVYADSALAFEPGSRYAYSSWGYFTLGCIMEKVTGKSYSQLMKEDIFDKVQMKNSGSYHHLQVVPKRATGYDYSFGGFTSADFRDQSNTMATGDLYSTVDDLFKFHLALQDHTLLTKSLTDEMLTPGKRPARYGYGWFNQNFKYTDVDSVGANFHLGMTDGFISFMLRIPSTNSFAVILCNSSPTDFFGITKNLVKILYDKPVSVKQPVHKKIETYISQIGTEKAVAEYKKMKADTVNNYVDWISMNFIAEQLLNLKRYNDARLIAENNATEFPDKDLVMLTLGNVYLALNRKEDAIRFYKKALQIYPGYQEAKNRLKELETR; from the coding sequence ATGCCGAACTATGATATTATTAAAGATTTTTTTCTAAGGTTCAGCCGGCAGAGTTTTACGAGAGAAGATTATGTAAAGGTATATGCAGACTCTGCGCTTGCGTTTGAGCCTGGTTCCAGGTATGCGTACAGCAGCTGGGGATACTTTACTTTGGGTTGCATCATGGAAAAGGTTACGGGGAAATCCTATTCACAATTGATGAAGGAAGATATTTTCGATAAAGTGCAGATGAAAAATTCCGGCTCCTACCACCATTTGCAGGTTGTGCCCAAACGAGCAACGGGATATGATTACAGTTTTGGTGGTTTTACGAGCGCAGATTTTCGCGATCAGTCAAATACAATGGCGACTGGTGATCTTTATTCTACGGTGGACGATCTTTTTAAATTTCATCTGGCCCTACAGGATCATACATTATTGACCAAATCTTTGACGGATGAAATGCTAACACCCGGAAAGAGGCCGGCCAGATATGGATATGGCTGGTTCAATCAAAACTTTAAATATACAGATGTCGACAGTGTCGGTGCAAACTTCCATTTGGGAATGACCGACGGCTTTATTTCCTTCATGCTCCGCATACCTTCCACCAATAGCTTTGCTGTTATTCTGTGTAACAGTTCCCCAACTGATTTTTTTGGAATAACAAAGAATCTGGTTAAAATTCTATATGACAAACCTGTTAGTGTAAAACAGCCGGTACACAAAAAGATAGAAACTTACATATCCCAGATAGGTACAGAAAAAGCTGTTGCAGAATATAAAAAAATGAAAGCCGATACAGTTAATAATTATGTCGACTGGATTTCAATGAATTTTATTGCCGAACAGTTACTGAACTTAAAACGGTATAACGACGCCAGGTTAATAGCAGAAAATAATGCAACGGAGTTTCCGGACAAAGACCTGGTCATGCTTACATTGGGAAATGTTTACCTGGCATTAAACAGAAAAGAGGATGCGATCAGGTTTTATAAGAAAGCGCTGCAAATATATCCGGGATATCAGGAAGCAAAAAATAGGTTGAAAGAGCTTGAGACCAGGTAA
- the pdxH gene encoding pyridoxamine 5'-phosphate oxidase gives MNHNIANIRNEYSLKGLHEDDLLSDPLKQFRKWFDEAIGSGLDEPNAMLLSTIHHARPSARIVLLKDLDHGLLFFTNYNSKKGKDVAANPHVALTFFWKELERQVRIEGTVSKTSENESDEYFATRPRGSQIGAWVSDQSEVIEGRETIEQKTKIFEAKFEGNSISRPPHWGGYRVIPDYLEFWQGRPSRLHDRLVYQKNPEGIWSIERLAP, from the coding sequence ATGAATCATAATATTGCAAATATTCGTAATGAATATAGTTTAAAAGGTCTTCATGAGGATGATCTGCTATCTGATCCCCTCAAACAATTTAGAAAATGGTTCGATGAAGCTATTGGTTCAGGGCTTGATGAACCCAATGCAATGTTACTCAGTACCATCCACCATGCCAGGCCATCGGCAAGAATTGTACTGTTAAAAGACCTTGATCACGGATTATTATTCTTCACAAATTACAACAGTAAAAAGGGAAAAGATGTTGCAGCGAATCCTCATGTTGCGCTGACTTTTTTCTGGAAAGAGCTTGAAAGACAGGTTCGTATAGAAGGGACTGTTTCAAAAACGTCAGAAAACGAATCAGATGAGTATTTTGCGACCCGGCCACGAGGAAGCCAGATTGGCGCCTGGGTGTCTGATCAGAGTGAAGTGATTGAAGGCAGGGAAACCATTGAACAAAAAACGAAAATATTCGAGGCAAAATTTGAAGGAAATTCTATTTCACGTCCGCCACATTGGGGCGGCTACCGAGTGATTCCGGATTATCTGGAATTCTGGCAGGGTCGCCCCAGCAGATTGCACGACAGACTTGTTTATCAAAAAAACCCGGAAGGGATATGGAGTATTGAGCGGCTCGCACCGT
- a CDS encoding serine hydrolase domain-containing protein, with translation MLTFVPQFYFYTFIEQQFLPDELGRLPQKASTSVTGLTCTKGYVYKATPDIPFFMFCGFTLYAQNKKAKLSEIMQTYHNYNMFDGAVLVAENGKIIYKGAFGLANREWNIPNATDTKFMIGSVSKSLTATLMLIQVQKGLVDLNKTVSDYLPDLKPNLRPMSR, from the coding sequence ATGCTGACCTTTGTTCCCCAATTTTACTTTTATACCTTTATTGAACAACAATTTCTGCCTGACGAACTAGGACGCCTTCCTCAAAAAGCTTCAACTTCTGTAACTGGTTTAACCTGCACAAAAGGCTATGTCTATAAAGCAACTCCCGATATTCCTTTTTTTATGTTCTGTGGTTTTACCTTGTATGCCCAAAACAAAAAGGCAAAACTGTCAGAAATTATGCAGACATACCATAATTACAATATGTTTGACGGTGCGGTGTTAGTTGCTGAAAATGGTAAAATAATTTACAAAGGGGCATTTGGGTTGGCAAACAGGGAATGGAATATTCCCAACGCAACCGACACAAAGTTTATGATCGGCTCGGTTTCCAAGTCATTAACTGCTACGCTGATGCTAATTCAGGTTCAGAAAGGTTTGGTGGATTTGAATAAAACCGTTTCAGACTACTTACCTGATTTAAAACCAAACCTGCGGCCAATGTCACGGTAA
- a CDS encoding hybrid sensor histidine kinase/response regulator transcription factor — translation MQNWLWYFLLIVVCLLGLSGTGLTQSSDYQFARYSAEKGLSHNQVNCFLKDRQGFVWIGTADGLNRFDGYSFKIFKHSPADSTSLTDHHVIDLFEDPDGYIWINTNKGYNIYDPSTEQIDKNVNRAAKRLGLPDANFNRIFKNKNGDYWISHNRFGLLKFRPSKKLLLAVKFRPEKAGGLQAGASLPVISDFNEDGSGNLWVVYDNGFLARLDAKTYKPTYQSSLLKDKKLGNSTNHRVYVDEQGEPWVYIVRAVRGAFYFDLTKNELLTVNTSALVFKLNNNIVSAIISGPDGKIWIGTDHGGINIIDKKNGSVGALQYDTNNPKTISQNSILALYKDATGMIWAGTFKKGFCNYHKNIFKFSLIRHLPSNVGSLPFDDVNVFAEDRKGNIWIGANGGGLIHYDRGKNTFKQYKNIPGDESSLSNNVIVSLFLDKSDVLWIGTYFGGLNSFDGKTFRRYLHNPSDSTSLVDDRVWEIFEDSSRRLWVGTLGDGLDLFDRKKSTFKHYRPFAPNSISSFYIASIIEDKEGDIWFGTAYGIDVLKRNADKFVHFGHDAKNPKSLSSDAVISLAEDGLGNIWIGTSEGLNLYDKKRNMFTAYDSNDGLPDNSILTIAVDAKQNLWLGTPKGLVNFRITKRNGTLPAKFDIRAYNEVDGLQGRSFNENAAIRLRTGELIFGGANGFTIFSPDKLEDEPIISEVVLTDFQVFNKSIKPDEKLNGKIVLQKSISITDEIQLKYSQNVFTIEFAALNFLHSDKNHYLYRLEGFNDRWFEADNNTRKVTYTNLDPGQYVFKVKMKQGDAVSKERILKIQIDPPFWKTPLAYIAYFLLIVGALAVARWVILERERLNFKLEQERREALQLHELDMMKIKFFTNVSHEFRTPLTLMLTPLEGLLHNLQADLGVRNQLSMIHRNARRLLNLVTQLLDFKKLEVEETRFSPEKGDIIRFIREIAFTFSDLSERKHIIFTFETDIESRYALFDQEKLSRIMYNLLSNAFKFTPENGSVSVIVKIVDLEGAEQLEVRVGDSGIGIPFVAQAKVFDRFFQHTLPDHIVNQGSGIGLSITWEFVKLHGGNIVVESDEGKGSTFIMHLPLGVVENASTLPETVQKVFTKEESPESEEIQAVMDRKNKPVLLLVEDNDEFREYLREVLQKNYKIHEAANGKTGLEITLEIIPDLIVSDVMMPEMDGMQLCRMIKTDNRISHIPVILLTARAEEEQQLQGYETGADAYVTKPFRLDILQAQIRNLIRLRESFQKQFQKHIHIGPSEIAVRSLDEQFINKAVKVVEENMVNPEYTVEELSSEMAMSRMYLYKKLLSLTGKTPVEFIRIIRIRRAASLLEKSQLTVSEIAYQVGFNNPKYFAKLFKEEYKVLPTEYRKKDLINE, via the coding sequence ATGCAAAATTGGTTGTGGTACTTTTTATTGATCGTTGTATGTCTGCTTGGACTTTCAGGAACTGGCCTGACTCAGTCTTCTGACTATCAGTTTGCACGATATAGTGCTGAAAAAGGACTTTCACATAACCAGGTAAATTGCTTTTTAAAAGACAGACAGGGATTTGTCTGGATCGGCACCGCAGACGGGCTAAACCGATTTGACGGTTATTCTTTCAAAATATTTAAGCATAGTCCCGCTGATTCTACAAGCCTGACTGATCACCACGTCATTGACCTTTTTGAAGATCCGGACGGTTACATCTGGATTAATACAAATAAGGGTTATAATATTTATGATCCATCTACTGAACAGATTGATAAAAATGTCAATCGTGCAGCAAAACGACTAGGCTTGCCCGATGCCAACTTTAACAGGATTTTCAAAAACAAAAACGGGGATTACTGGATCAGTCATAACCGGTTTGGATTATTAAAATTCCGGCCTTCTAAAAAGCTTTTGTTAGCCGTAAAGTTTCGGCCCGAAAAAGCTGGTGGTTTGCAGGCAGGAGCTTCACTTCCAGTTATTTCCGATTTTAACGAAGACGGTTCCGGAAATTTATGGGTAGTTTATGATAATGGTTTTTTGGCAAGACTGGATGCAAAAACTTATAAACCAACTTACCAGAGCAGTTTGCTCAAAGACAAAAAGCTTGGGAATTCCACAAACCACCGCGTATATGTTGACGAACAAGGAGAACCATGGGTATACATCGTCCGGGCTGTGCGGGGAGCTTTTTACTTTGATTTAACAAAAAACGAATTACTTACAGTCAACACTTCGGCACTGGTTTTTAAGCTTAATAACAATATTGTCAGCGCCATTATTTCGGGGCCGGATGGGAAAATCTGGATTGGAACGGACCACGGAGGAATTAACATTATTGATAAAAAAAACGGGTCGGTAGGTGCATTGCAATACGACACCAACAATCCGAAAACGATTAGTCAGAACAGCATCCTGGCTTTGTATAAAGATGCGACAGGTATGATCTGGGCAGGTACCTTTAAAAAGGGTTTTTGCAATTATCACAAAAATATCTTCAAGTTTTCTCTAATCCGGCATTTACCGTCCAATGTTGGCAGCCTTCCTTTTGACGACGTAAATGTTTTTGCTGAGGACCGGAAGGGAAATATTTGGATCGGCGCCAACGGGGGTGGACTGATCCATTATGATCGGGGCAAAAATACTTTTAAGCAGTATAAAAATATTCCCGGAGATGAATCCAGTCTGAGTAACAACGTTATTGTCAGTTTATTTCTGGATAAAAGTGATGTGTTGTGGATTGGTACTTATTTTGGAGGGCTCAACAGTTTTGACGGAAAAACATTCAGACGATACCTGCACAATCCGTCCGATTCAACCAGTTTGGTAGACGACCGGGTTTGGGAAATCTTTGAGGATTCGAGCCGGCGACTTTGGGTCGGGACGCTGGGAGATGGCCTGGATTTGTTTGATCGCAAAAAAAGTACCTTTAAACATTACCGTCCTTTCGCTCCCAACTCGATCAGTTCTTTCTACATCGCCTCCATTATTGAGGACAAAGAAGGTGACATCTGGTTTGGTACGGCTTACGGAATCGATGTGCTTAAGAGAAATGCTGACAAATTCGTGCACTTCGGGCATGATGCAAAAAATCCAAAAAGTCTGAGCAGTGACGCAGTTATTTCGCTTGCTGAAGATGGCCTGGGAAACATCTGGATCGGAACGTCGGAAGGATTAAATCTTTATGATAAAAAACGTAACATGTTCACAGCCTATGATTCCAATGATGGTTTGCCAGATAATTCAATATTGACCATTGCGGTTGATGCGAAACAGAATTTATGGCTTGGAACGCCAAAAGGACTGGTTAATTTTCGTATAACTAAAAGAAACGGGACGTTGCCGGCAAAATTTGATATCAGGGCTTATAATGAAGTGGATGGTTTGCAGGGCAGAAGTTTTAACGAAAATGCAGCGATCAGGCTTCGTACAGGTGAACTGATTTTTGGTGGTGCTAATGGATTTACTATATTTTCACCGGACAAACTGGAAGATGAGCCCATAATTTCAGAAGTTGTACTAACTGACTTCCAGGTTTTTAACAAAAGTATAAAGCCGGACGAAAAACTGAATGGAAAAATTGTGTTGCAAAAATCAATTTCAATTACCGATGAAATTCAGTTGAAATACAGTCAGAATGTGTTTACGATCGAATTTGCAGCACTTAATTTTTTGCATTCGGATAAAAACCATTATCTGTACCGACTCGAAGGATTTAATGACCGCTGGTTTGAGGCTGATAACAACACACGAAAAGTCACTTACACCAATCTTGATCCGGGACAGTACGTCTTTAAAGTGAAGATGAAACAAGGTGATGCTGTTTCAAAAGAACGTATTCTTAAAATTCAGATCGATCCTCCGTTTTGGAAAACACCTCTTGCCTATATCGCTTACTTTTTACTGATCGTGGGTGCACTCGCAGTTGCGCGTTGGGTCATCCTGGAAAGGGAACGACTGAATTTTAAACTGGAACAGGAGAGGAGGGAAGCATTGCAATTGCATGAGCTGGATATGATGAAAATCAAATTTTTCACCAACGTCAGCCATGAGTTTCGTACGCCGCTCACGCTGATGCTCACACCGCTGGAAGGACTTTTACATAATCTGCAGGCTGATTTGGGTGTTCGTAATCAGCTTTCGATGATCCATAGAAATGCACGCAGGCTGCTGAATTTAGTGACGCAGCTTCTTGACTTCAAAAAGCTTGAAGTGGAAGAAACGCGGTTCAGTCCGGAAAAAGGGGATATTATCCGGTTCATCAGGGAAATCGCTTTTACTTTTTCGGATTTATCCGAACGCAAACACATCATCTTCACTTTTGAAACGGATATCGAATCCCGCTATGCCCTTTTTGATCAGGAAAAACTTTCCAGAATCATGTACAATCTTTTGTCCAATGCATTCAAATTCACACCAGAAAATGGAAGCGTTTCTGTAATAGTCAAGATTGTGGATTTAGAAGGAGCGGAGCAGCTGGAAGTCAGGGTTGGAGATTCTGGAATAGGCATTCCGTTTGTAGCTCAGGCCAAAGTTTTTGATCGCTTTTTTCAACATACTTTACCTGATCATATAGTTAATCAGGGAAGTGGGATCGGACTTTCTATCACCTGGGAGTTTGTGAAACTGCACGGAGGAAATATTGTTGTGGAAAGTGATGAAGGCAAAGGCAGTACTTTCATCATGCATTTGCCGCTAGGCGTAGTGGAAAATGCCAGCACGTTACCGGAAACGGTACAAAAAGTATTTACCAAAGAAGAATCACCTGAGTCAGAAGAAATCCAGGCTGTTATGGATCGAAAAAACAAACCAGTACTGCTGTTGGTTGAGGATAATGATGAGTTTCGGGAATATCTTCGGGAAGTGCTTCAAAAAAATTATAAGATCCACGAGGCTGCAAATGGAAAAACGGGTTTGGAAATCACTTTGGAAATTATTCCGGACCTGATTGTGAGCGATGTTATGATGCCTGAAATGGACGGGATGCAACTATGCCGGATGATTAAGACGGACAACAGGATTTCGCACATTCCAGTCATATTACTTACAGCCCGGGCGGAAGAGGAACAGCAGCTTCAGGGTTATGAGACTGGTGCTGATGCGTACGTGACTAAACCATTCCGGCTGGATATTTTACAGGCTCAGATCCGCAACCTGATACGGCTTAGGGAAAGTTTTCAAAAACAGTTTCAAAAACATATTCACATCGGGCCAAGTGAAATTGCTGTACGATCACTGGATGAACAATTTATTAACAAGGCCGTAAAAGTAGTGGAAGAAAACATGGTGAATCCGGAATATACGGTGGAAGAACTTAGTTCAGAAATGGCAATGAGCAGAATGTATCTGTATAAAAAATTGTTGTCGCTGACAGGGAAAACCCCTGTAGAATTTATCAGGATCATCAGGATACGCAGGGCCGCATCACTACTCGAAAAAAGCCAGCTGACAGTTTCAGAAATCGCCTATCAGGTCGGTTTTAATAACCCTAAATATTTTGCCAAACTCTTTAAGGAAGAATATAAAGTACTTCCGACAGAGTACCGGAAAAAGGATCTGATCAATGAATAA
- a CDS encoding DUF349 domain-containing protein: protein MAQEQNEGVESNEQEDLTQKTIDTLEIDLNNDLAEEHEEEHTPDVDYAQLSKEQLVKLLENELAAVQGTGSKPALLKKAEAVVRDIRPVLDQIKLNDRENALKAFTADNNGEADGFEFKYDADTQRIDALSREIRGLKNSYYQSQEKEKEKNFTVKTSLLQRLRTLLEEEGIRETDATGLKSSWEEFKKIQEEWKSAGNIASPHNGTLWATYNALIDRYFSNRNIYFELKELDRRRNAELKAELCEKVEELGKSLENRPMSREILNEANHIFEEYKHLGPAPKEDQEKLWQRFKLALDVLYDAQRGQFAEQKKSMQENYEQKSKIYESIVPFTAYSSGSIKEWNAKTKEIMAFQDQWVSLKGIMPREEGKELSKKFWASLKTFFNNKGEFFRQLESKREQNLELKNQLCAEAEAILATGEDNASNTQKIIELQKKWKGIGQVPEKYKDTIYDRFKKACDAYFNQKRAKNKEVEEEFEENLKRKTDLIERIEQAASGKDESSLNLLTAFKSEWSSIGFVPKKDMQAIQKRYIAAINTYVSAIGQLSTREKEQAVLESEVELVRDGESNRNLFRKESDIRRKVTQLENDIALWQNNIEFFAKSKTSDRLKAEFERKINSALTQLEELKHQLSIIQEAI from the coding sequence ATGGCACAAGAACAAAACGAAGGGGTCGAAAGCAACGAGCAGGAAGACCTGACACAAAAAACGATCGATACCCTCGAAATTGATCTTAACAATGATTTGGCAGAGGAACATGAAGAGGAGCACACGCCGGATGTGGATTATGCCCAACTGTCTAAGGAGCAACTGGTAAAGCTATTGGAAAACGAACTTGCTGCGGTACAGGGAACAGGTTCCAAGCCTGCGCTTTTGAAAAAAGCAGAGGCAGTGGTTCGTGATATTCGCCCCGTTCTGGATCAGATAAAACTAAATGACAGGGAAAATGCCCTGAAAGCATTTACTGCAGATAATAATGGAGAAGCTGACGGATTTGAATTTAAATACGATGCTGATACGCAAAGGATTGATGCATTATCCCGCGAAATAAGAGGGTTGAAAAATTCATATTACCAAAGCCAGGAAAAAGAAAAAGAAAAGAATTTTACTGTTAAGACTTCTTTGCTCCAGCGGTTAAGAACTCTGCTCGAAGAAGAAGGTATCAGAGAAACTGATGCTACCGGATTAAAATCCAGCTGGGAGGAATTTAAAAAGATCCAGGAAGAGTGGAAATCGGCAGGCAACATTGCATCTCCTCACAACGGTACGCTTTGGGCTACTTATAATGCATTGATCGACCGCTATTTTAGCAACAGGAATATTTATTTTGAATTAAAGGAGCTGGATCGCCGCAGAAATGCAGAGTTGAAAGCTGAATTGTGTGAAAAAGTAGAAGAGCTTGGAAAATCATTGGAAAACCGTCCGATGAGCCGGGAAATCCTGAATGAAGCCAATCATATTTTTGAAGAATACAAACATCTTGGGCCTGCGCCTAAGGAAGATCAGGAAAAGTTATGGCAGAGATTTAAACTTGCACTGGATGTATTGTATGATGCGCAGCGCGGACAATTTGCTGAGCAAAAGAAATCGATGCAGGAAAACTACGAGCAAAAGTCCAAGATCTATGAATCAATAGTTCCTTTCACAGCTTACAGTTCAGGAAGTATAAAAGAATGGAATGCCAAGACCAAAGAAATCATGGCTTTTCAGGATCAGTGGGTTTCTTTGAAAGGGATCATGCCAAGGGAAGAGGGAAAAGAACTGAGTAAAAAGTTCTGGGCAAGCCTGAAAACATTCTTCAACAATAAAGGTGAATTTTTCCGCCAGCTCGAAAGTAAAAGAGAGCAGAACCTGGAATTGAAAAATCAATTGTGCGCTGAAGCAGAAGCGATTCTTGCAACGGGTGAAGACAATGCTTCTAATACGCAAAAGATTATTGAATTACAGAAAAAATGGAAAGGTATTGGCCAGGTGCCGGAGAAATATAAAGATACCATTTATGACCGTTTCAAAAAGGCCTGTGATGCTTACTTCAATCAGAAACGTGCCAAGAACAAGGAAGTTGAGGAGGAATTTGAAGAGAACCTGAAACGGAAAACAGATTTGATCGAAAGGATTGAACAGGCAGCAAGCGGCAAGGATGAATCATCTTTGAATCTTTTAACTGCATTTAAGAGCGAATGGTCATCCATTGGATTTGTTCCCAAGAAAGATATGCAGGCTATTCAGAAGCGCTATATTGCGGCTATAAACACGTATGTAAGTGCAATTGGCCAATTGTCAACAAGAGAAAAGGAGCAGGCTGTACTCGAAAGCGAAGTGGAATTGGTGCGGGATGGAGAAAGCAATCGTAATCTTTTCAGAAAAGAAAGTGATATCCGTCGTAAGGTGACACAGCTTGAAAATGACATTGCTTTGTGGCAGAATAATATTGAGTTCTTTGCGAAATCAAAAACTTCGGATCGTTTGAAAGCGGAATTTGAGAGAAAGATAAATAGTGCTTTAACTCAGTTAGAAGAATTGAAACATCAACTGTCTATAATTCAGGAGGCTATATAA